The following proteins come from a genomic window of Pseudomonas hygromyciniae:
- a CDS encoding beta strand repeat-containing protein — protein MSPVRPTRSTTGGLVSANRATGVITNSYATGNVTGGGTAGGLVGNNFLGGQITNSYATGNVGINGVGSGAYNGGLVGVNRGSLSNVYSTGSVTGALTNTANNGGLVGLNAGGTIVNAYSVGKVTGSASGGLIGRHSGGSVTSGYYNTTVNPGLSGWGNDISTGDVGTGTAVGLSSVQMKQTSSFQGFNFSASPGATGNAWVMVNADSSGINSGTSGTLPMLASEYSTTITNAHQLQLVAMDLNATYTLGRDIVAGATAGTTDVWNGTFVQLGDVNRVLYFAGSFDGQGHVIKNLKIDRGNQQFNGLFGVISQTGRVSNLGLDGGSISGALYTGSIVGYSFGTLAGTFSSATVTAEAYAGGLAGYQVGGSLSNSYFSGSVTATADMAGGLVGLLDGGSLSNNFVSGRVTANSGSGFAGGLIGGYYGNAVFSKNFWDTNATGQLYAEGDSFAIPTQAGGLTTTQIQTLSTFSNAGWDLDKTWVVYNGGSGPLLRSFMTQLNVVAGDITKTYDGTAYGGAYTPNLDADGRLTGSLVLGGTGVGAINAGDYSLKLSGLASTGGQFGYSINYIDGTLSVNKATLSTAGTTVNNKVYDGTTVATLGGHTLFGLVAADIDKVTLSAAFTSKDAGTGIQVDLGLGGIAAGNYRLDTSSPLSANITPKALSVTGVMADSKIYDGTTSVSLQPFAQLSGLVVGESVSMTLSGQFADANAANGKNVQINVALGDAGGLARNYNINPLDISPVLANITQKVLTISGLTANKVYDGSASVALSGGTLNGLVGTQTLGFDAIGNYADKHAGVGKAVTVAAVTLSDGSGLAQNYRLSQPAALSGDIFKAVISGISGLTALSKVYNGNANASLSPVGATINGKISGDDVVLASAAGQFADKNAGNGKTVLISNITLSGSDLGNYTFVNNTATTTASITPKALAIIGMSVVDKVYDGRLSATLSGGSLSGLVGNETLGVTGLTATFADKNVGTDKVVTASGTTLVNGGNGGLASNYSLANPTGWTADITAKTLTVSGITANSKTYDGTTAATLSGGVLSGLVSGETLSLQTLAGVFLDANVGNAKTVTVSGGGLADGTGLASNYILRSPTGLSADISAKTLIISGLQANGKVYDGNNLASLSGGVLDGLVGSETLGVTGLSATFSDKNAGTGKTVTASGATLIDGSNGGLASNYSLSNPMGLSADISAKALTLTGVTAGGKVYDGTNAVTLSGGVLDGLVGSESLGVTGLGATFDDKNAGTGKTVTASGATLVDGSNGGLASNYSLSNPVGLSADISTKTLTISGLQANGKVYDGNNLASLSGGALDGLVGSETLGVTGLSATFSDKNAGTGKIVTASGATLTDGSNGGLASNYSLSNPVGLSADISAKALTLTGVTAGGKVYDGTNAVTLSGGVLDGLVGSESLGVTGLGATFDDKNAGTGKTVTASGATLVDGSNGGLASNYSLSNPVGLSADISTKTLTISGLQANGKVYDGNNLASLSGGVLDGLVGSETLGVIGLGATFSDKNAGTGKTVTASGATLVNGSNGGLASNYSISNPVGLSADISTKALNVTGITAGNKVYDATTGAVLNLAGAGFNGLVSGDDVSVLSANGRFSDKNAATGKTVNISDITLAGVDLGNYQVSRTAATTADITKALLNVTVGDTRVPQGQTPAFEVAYNGLLGTDSVASDLSGSLLLSAPSSASAGEYQVSASGLSATNYEIAYIDGLLTVDAPPLAPLQTVVEVVEPLRNLPKPTQAPVTSGLQLPNDLYTLVDQGLRLPEGL, from the coding sequence GTGTCACCAGTACGACCAACGCGCAGTACAACGGGGGGGCTGGTTTCGGCCAACCGGGCGACGGGGGTCATCACCAACAGTTACGCCACGGGTAACGTTACCGGTGGCGGCACGGCGGGTGGGCTGGTGGGTAACAACTTCTTGGGCGGGCAGATCACCAACAGCTACGCCACCGGCAATGTGGGTATCAACGGGGTCGGCAGCGGCGCGTACAACGGTGGTTTGGTTGGGGTCAATCGGGGCAGTTTGAGCAACGTCTACAGTACTGGCTCGGTGACCGGTGCCCTCACCAATACGGCCAACAATGGTGGGCTGGTGGGGCTCAATGCCGGAGGCACCATCGTCAATGCCTATTCGGTGGGCAAGGTCACCGGCTCCGCTTCGGGTGGCCTGATTGGCCGGCACAGCGGTGGTTCGGTCACCAGCGGCTACTACAACACGACTGTCAACCCAGGGCTTTCAGGCTGGGGTAACGACATCAGTACTGGTGATGTAGGTACAGGTACCGCAGTGGGCTTGAGCTCCGTGCAAATGAAGCAGACCTCCAGCTTCCAGGGCTTCAATTTCAGCGCTTCACCCGGTGCCACAGGCAATGCCTGGGTGATGGTCAATGCCGACAGCAGCGGCATCAACAGCGGCACCAGTGGCACGCTGCCAATGCTGGCCAGCGAATACTCCACGACTATCACCAACGCCCATCAACTGCAGTTGGTGGCCATGGACCTCAATGCCACATACACCCTGGGCCGCGATATCGTCGCCGGGGCCACGGCGGGAACGACTGATGTGTGGAATGGCACTTTTGTGCAACTGGGCGATGTCAATCGAGTGCTGTATTTCGCGGGTAGCTTTGACGGCCAAGGGCACGTGATCAAAAACCTGAAGATTGACCGCGGCAATCAGCAATTTAACGGGCTGTTCGGTGTAATCTCCCAGACGGGGCGCGTCAGTAACCTGGGGCTTGACGGCGGCAGTATCAGCGGCGCGCTGTACACCGGCTCCATTGTCGGTTACAGCTTCGGGACACTGGCGGGCACTTTCTCCAGTGCGACGGTGACAGCTGAGGCCTATGCGGGTGGCTTGGCGGGGTATCAAGTAGGAGGCAGTCTTTCCAACTCCTATTTCAGCGGCTCTGTGACGGCCACGGCTGACATGGCGGGCGGTTTGGTTGGGCTACTGGATGGCGGCAGCTTATCGAACAACTTCGTCAGTGGCCGGGTGACGGCTAACTCGGGAAGTGGGTTCGCTGGTGGGCTTATAGGTGGCTACTACGGTAATGCCGTTTTTTCCAAAAATTTCTGGGACACCAACGCGACGGGGCAGCTTTATGCCGAGGGCGATTCGTTTGCAATTCCGACGCAAGCCGGTGGACTGACCACAACACAAATCCAGACCCTATCCACCTTTTCCAACGCCGGCTGGGACCTGGACAAGACCTGGGTGGTTTACAACGGTGGTTCTGGGCCGCTGCTGCGCAGCTTCATGACCCAGTTGAACGTGGTGGCTGGCGACATCACGAAAACCTACGACGGCACTGCCTACGGCGGCGCCTATACGCCAAACCTTGACGCCGACGGTCGACTGACCGGCTCCCTGGTGTTGGGCGGCACTGGCGTCGGTGCGATCAATGCTGGCGACTACAGCCTGAAATTGAGCGGACTTGCCTCGACAGGTGGGCAGTTTGGCTATTCGATCAACTACATCGACGGCACCTTGTCGGTGAACAAGGCCACCCTGAGCACGGCCGGCACCACGGTCAACAACAAAGTGTATGACGGCACCACTGTCGCCACCCTGGGCGGTCATACGCTGTTCGGGCTGGTTGCCGCAGACATCGACAAGGTGACGTTGAGCGCTGCCTTTACCAGCAAAGACGCTGGCACTGGCATCCAGGTTGACCTGGGCCTGGGCGGCATCGCGGCAGGCAACTACAGACTCGATACCAGCAGCCCGCTGAGCGCCAATATTACCCCCAAAGCCTTGAGCGTCACTGGCGTGATGGCCGACAGCAAGATCTACGACGGCACGACCTCCGTCAGTCTCCAGCCGTTTGCTCAGCTCAGTGGCCTGGTGGTTGGCGAATCCGTGAGCATGACCTTGAGCGGTCAATTCGCCGACGCCAATGCCGCCAACGGGAAAAACGTGCAGATCAACGTGGCCCTGGGCGACGCCGGCGGCCTTGCCCGCAACTACAACATAAACCCTCTGGACATCAGTCCGGTGCTTGCCAACATCACCCAAAAGGTCCTCACCATCAGTGGCCTGACGGCGAACAAGGTCTACGATGGCAGCGCTTCGGTGGCCTTGAGCGGTGGCACCCTCAATGGCCTGGTGGGCACGCAGACCCTGGGGTTTGACGCTATCGGCAATTATGCGGACAAACATGCTGGTGTCGGCAAGGCCGTGACGGTTGCCGCCGTGACCTTGAGTGACGGGTCGGGGCTTGCGCAAAACTACAGGCTCAGCCAGCCGGCCGCTCTGAGCGGTGACATTTTCAAGGCAGTCATCAGTGGCATCAGCGGCTTGACTGCACTCAGCAAGGTCTACAACGGTAATGCCAACGCATCACTCAGCCCGGTAGGTGCGACGATCAACGGAAAAATCAGCGGGGATGACGTGGTGTTGGCCAGCGCCGCCGGCCAGTTCGCCGACAAGAATGCCGGCAATGGCAAGACGGTCCTAATCAGCAATATCACCCTGTCAGGCAGCGACCTGGGCAACTACACCTTCGTCAACAACACGGCCACGACCACGGCCAGTATTACGCCCAAGGCCCTGGCCATCATCGGCATGAGCGTTGTCGACAAAGTCTATGACGGTCGCCTCTCGGCCACGCTGAGCGGCGGTTCCCTGAGTGGTTTGGTTGGGAATGAAACCCTCGGGGTGACAGGCCTTACCGCCACCTTTGCGGACAAAAACGTCGGCACCGACAAGGTCGTGACGGCCAGCGGTACAACCCTGGTCAATGGTGGCAACGGCGGCCTGGCCAGCAACTACAGCCTTGCCAATCCAACGGGATGGACTGCCGATATCACCGCCAAGACCCTGACCGTTTCCGGGATCACCGCCAATAGCAAGACTTACGACGGCACCACGGCGGCCACCTTGTCCGGTGGCGTGCTCAGCGGTTTGGTCAGCGGTGAAACCCTGAGCCTCCAAACATTGGCCGGGGTGTTCCTGGACGCCAACGTCGGTAATGCCAAAACGGTCACCGTCAGCGGCGGCGGCTTGGCCGATGGTACCGGCTTGGCCAGTAACTACATCCTGCGCAGCCCCACGGGCTTGAGCGCCGATATCAGCGCCAAGACCCTTATCATCAGCGGCCTGCAGGCCAACGGCAAGGTGTATGACGGCAACAACCTCGCCAGCCTCAGCGGTGGAGTGTTGGATGGTTTGGTGGGCAGCGAAACCCTCGGCGTCACCGGCCTCAGCGCTACGTTCAGCGATAAAAACGCCGGCACCGGCAAGACCGTGACCGCCAGTGGCGCTACCCTGATCGATGGCAGCAACGGCGGCTTGGCGAGTAACTACAGCCTCAGCAATCCCATGGGCCTGAGCGCTGATATCAGCGCCAAGGCCCTGACGCTCACTGGCGTGACAGCGGGCGGTAAGGTCTATGACGGCACTAATGCGGTGACCCTCAGTGGTGGTGTGTTGGATGGCCTGGTGGGCTCCGAGAGCCTTGGCGTGACAGGCCTTGGTGCAACGTTCGACGATAAAAACGCGGGTACCGGCAAAACCGTGACCGCCAGTGGCGCCACCCTGGTCGATGGCAGCAACGGCGGCCTGGCGAGCAATTACAGCCTCAGCAATCCAGTGGGCTTGAGCGCCGATATCAGCACCAAGACCCTGACCATCAGCGGCCTGCAGGCCAACGGCAAGGTGTATGACGGCAACAACCTCGCCAGCCTCAGCGGTGGTGCGTTGGATGGCCTGGTGGGCAGCGAAACCCTCGGCGTCACCGGCCTCAGCGCTACGTTCAGCGATAAAAACGCCGGCACCGGCAAGATCGTGACCGCCAGTGGCGCTACCCTGACCGATGGCAGCAACGGCGGCTTGGCGAGTAACTACAGCCTCAGCAATCCTGTGGGCCTGAGCGCTGATATCAGCGCCAAGGCCCTGACGCTCACTGGCGTGACAGCGGGCGGCAAGGTCTATGACGGCACTAATGCGGTGACCCTCAGTGGTGGTGTGTTGGATGGCCTGGTGGGCTCCGAGAGCCTTGGCGTGACAGGCCTTGGTGCAACGTTCGACGATAAAAACGCGGGTACCGGCAAAACCGTGACCGCCAGTGGCGCCACCCTGGTCGATGGCAGCAACGGCGGCCTGGCGAGCAATTACAGCCTCAGCAATCCAGTGGGCTTGAGCGCCGATATCAGCACCAAGACCCTGACCATCAGCGGCCTGCAGGCCAACGGCAAAGTGTATGACGGCAACAACCTCGCCAGCCTTAGCGGTGGTGTGTTGGATGGCCTGGTGGGCAGCGAAACCCTCGGCGTCATCGGCCTCGGCGCTACGTTCAGCGATAAAAACGCCGGCACCGGCAAGACCGTGACCGCCAGCGGCGCCACCCTGGTCAATGGCAGCAACGGCGGCCTGGCGAGTAACTACAGCATCAGCAATCCTGTGGGCCTGAGCGCCGATATCAGCACCAAGGCCCTGAACGTCACCGGTATCACCGCGGGCAACAAGGTCTACGACGCCACCACTGGCGCGGTGCTGAACCTGGCGGGTGCCGGTTTCAACGGCTTGGTGAGCGGTGACGATGTATCTGTGCTCTCGGCCAATGGCCGCTTCAGCGACAAAAACGCGGCCACCGGCAAAACCGTGAATATCAGCGATATCACCCTGGCCGGTGTGGACTTGGGCAACTATCAGGTCAGCCGCACGGCAGCGACTACGGCCGATATCACCAAGGCGTTACTGAACGTCACCGTGGGCGATACGAGGGTCCCGCAAGGCCAAACCCCCGCGTTCGAGGTGGCCTATAACGGGCTGCTCGGCACTGACAGCGTGGCTTCAGACCTGAGCGGCAGCCTGCTGCTCAGCGCCCCCTCGAGTGCCAGCGCCGGCGAGTATCAGGTCAGTGCTTCGGGCCTGTCTGCCACCAACTACGAGATCGCTTACATCGATGGCCTGCTGACGGTGGATGCACCGCCGTTGGCACCGCTGCAAACCGTGGTCGAAGTCGTTGAGCCATTGCGCAATCTGCCCAAGCCGACACAGGCCCCGGTAACCAGCGGGCTGCAACTGCCCAATGACCTCTATACCCTCGTTGACCAAGGCTTGCGCCTTCCAGAAGGACTCTGA
- a CDS encoding ShlB/FhaC/HecB family hemolysin secretion/activation protein: MRLRLNPIALALLTATGGMAHAEIAPDAGQSMREIQSQPLSLPPKQTLELNLPAAPDTAVKVTGPTLQVNGFTITGNTVIADDQLLALLVDLQNRVVSLGELQAGAARITALYRQQGYPLARAYLPAQEIDKGVVSISVLEGQYGQVRINNQSRVRDGVLQAPLSALDPGEAVRAAPLERSLLLLQQTPGVAVQSTLQPGAVVGATDLVVDVKDAPLVSGQVDLDNYGNRFTGEYRLGGTLNLASPLGLGDQASVRVMGSDEDQHYYRAAYQLPVGPWSTQVGVAYSDMDYQLAKDFDELDAKGNARIASVFVQQPLIRTRAFSLNAQLQYDHKHLRDDIDLYDSSSKKQARVVTASVDGNLRDNLLGGGVSAFSLAWSEGSLNLDGAFDKLFDGLTAKTAGRFQKINPSVVRLQRLSERFSLYGQVQGQWADGNLDSSEKISLGGAYGVRAYPQGEAAGDQGYVANLELRYALTEQWNLLTFVDHGSVRLIKDTWSDGENHRSLSATGVGANWSASGWRLSTVAAWRVGNADPQSDVSRTPRVWAQVSKAF, translated from the coding sequence ATGCGTCTGCGTTTAAACCCGATTGCGCTTGCCTTGCTCACCGCGACAGGTGGGATGGCCCACGCTGAAATCGCCCCGGATGCCGGGCAGTCGATGCGTGAAATCCAGAGCCAGCCACTGAGCCTGCCGCCCAAACAGACCCTGGAATTGAACCTGCCAGCGGCGCCGGACACCGCGGTGAAAGTCACCGGGCCGACGTTGCAGGTCAATGGCTTTACGATTACCGGCAATACGGTGATTGCCGACGATCAATTGCTGGCGCTGCTGGTCGACCTGCAAAACCGTGTGGTCAGCCTCGGTGAATTGCAGGCCGGTGCGGCGCGTATCACTGCGTTGTATCGCCAGCAGGGCTACCCGCTGGCCCGTGCGTATTTACCGGCGCAGGAAATCGACAAGGGCGTGGTGAGCATCAGCGTGCTCGAAGGGCAGTACGGCCAGGTCAGGATCAACAACCAATCCCGCGTGCGCGATGGCGTGCTGCAGGCGCCGCTGTCGGCGCTGGACCCGGGTGAGGCCGTACGTGCAGCGCCGCTGGAGCGCAGTTTGCTGTTGCTGCAGCAGACCCCTGGCGTGGCCGTCCAATCCACCCTGCAACCCGGCGCGGTGGTGGGTGCCACGGACCTGGTGGTGGATGTCAAGGATGCCCCGCTGGTCTCCGGCCAGGTGGACCTGGACAACTACGGCAACCGATTCACCGGCGAGTATCGCCTGGGCGGGACATTGAACCTGGCCAGCCCCTTGGGCCTGGGCGATCAGGCCAGCGTACGGGTGATGGGCAGCGACGAGGACCAGCATTACTACCGCGCGGCTTATCAACTGCCGGTCGGCCCGTGGTCGACCCAAGTGGGCGTGGCCTATTCGGACATGGACTATCAACTGGCCAAGGACTTCGACGAACTGGACGCCAAGGGCAATGCGCGGATTGCCAGCGTGTTTGTCCAGCAGCCGCTGATTCGCACCCGAGCCTTCAGCCTGAATGCGCAACTGCAATACGACCACAAACACCTGCGCGACGACATCGATCTCTACGATTCAAGCAGCAAGAAACAGGCGCGAGTAGTGACTGCCAGCGTGGACGGTAACCTGCGCGATAACCTGCTGGGCGGTGGCGTCAGTGCGTTCTCCCTGGCCTGGAGCGAGGGCAGCCTGAACCTGGACGGGGCCTTCGACAAACTGTTCGACGGCTTGACCGCCAAGACCGCCGGGCGCTTCCAGAAGATCAACCCCAGCGTGGTGCGCCTGCAACGCTTGAGTGAGCGTTTTAGCCTGTATGGGCAGGTCCAGGGCCAGTGGGCGGACGGCAACCTCGACTCATCGGAGAAGATCAGCCTGGGTGGCGCCTATGGCGTGCGGGCCTATCCCCAGGGCGAGGCAGCGGGTGACCAGGGGTATGTGGCCAATCTGGAACTGCGCTATGCATTGACTGAGCAGTGGAACCTGCTGACCTTTGTCGATCACGGCTCGGTGCGTTTGATTAAAGACACGTGGTCGGACGGGGAAAACCATCGCAGCCTCTCGGCGACCGGTGTGGGTGCCAACTGGAGTGCTTCGGGCTGGCGCCTGAGTACTGTTGCGGCCTGGCGGGTCGGCAATGCGGACCCGCAAAGCGACGTGTCGCGCACGCCACGGGTGTGGGCACAGGTGAGTAAAGCCTTCTAG
- the exaA gene encoding quinoprotein ethanol dehydrogenase, with amino-acid sequence MTIRSLPALSPLSLAVQAFLLVGSLSLSAASFAAAEPSKQTRNITWEDIANDHLTTKDVLQYGMGTNAQRWSPLAQVNDKNVFKLTPAWSYSFGDEKQRGQESQAIVSDGVVYVTGSYSRVFALDAKTGKRLWTYNHRLPDNIRPCCDVVNRGAAIFGDKIYFGTLDARLIALDKNTGKVVWNKKFGDHAAGYTMTGAPVLIKDKVTGKVLLIHGSSGDEFGVVGQLFARDPDTGEEVWMRPFVEGHMGRLNGKDSTTTGDVKAPSWPDDPTTETGKVEAWSHGGGAPWQSASFDAETNTIIVGAGNPGPWNTWARTSKDGNPHDFDSLYTSGQVGVDPSTGEVKWFYQHTPNDAWDFSGNNELVLFDYKDKDGKVVKATGHADRNGFFYVVDRNNGKLQNAFPFVDNITWASHIDLKTGRPVENEGQRPAKPLPGETKGKPVEVSPPFLGGKNWNPMAYSQDTGLFYIPGNQWKEEYWTEEVNYKKGSAYLGMGFRIKRMYDDHVGTLRAMNPTTGKVVWEHKEALPLWAGVLATKGNLVFTGTGDGFFKAFDAKTGKELWKFQTGSGIVSPPITWEQDGEQYIGVTVGYGGAVPLWGGDMAELTKPVAQGGSFWVFKIPSWDNKTAQKIIHSRARGRCPWRGG; translated from the coding sequence ATGACAATAAGATCGCTACCCGCCCTCTCGCCGCTGAGCCTTGCCGTGCAGGCTTTCCTGCTGGTCGGCAGCCTGTCCTTGAGTGCGGCGAGCTTCGCCGCGGCTGAACCTTCCAAGCAGACACGTAACATCACCTGGGAAGACATTGCCAACGACCACCTGACCACCAAGGACGTGCTGCAATACGGCATGGGCACCAATGCCCAGCGCTGGAGCCCGCTGGCCCAGGTCAACGACAAAAACGTATTCAAGCTGACGCCGGCCTGGTCCTACTCGTTCGGCGATGAGAAGCAGCGCGGCCAGGAATCCCAGGCTATCGTCAGCGACGGCGTGGTCTACGTCACCGGTTCCTACTCCCGGGTCTTCGCCCTCGACGCCAAGACCGGCAAGCGCCTATGGACCTACAACCACCGCCTGCCCGACAACATTCGCCCGTGCTGTGACGTGGTCAACCGTGGCGCAGCGATCTTCGGCGACAAGATCTACTTCGGCACCCTCGATGCGCGCCTGATCGCCCTCGACAAAAACACCGGCAAAGTGGTGTGGAATAAAAAGTTCGGTGACCACGCCGCCGGCTACACCATGACCGGCGCCCCGGTGCTGATCAAAGACAAGGTCACCGGCAAGGTCCTGCTGATCCACGGCAGCTCCGGTGATGAATTCGGCGTGGTCGGCCAACTGTTTGCCCGCGACCCGGACACCGGCGAAGAAGTGTGGATGCGTCCGTTTGTCGAAGGCCACATGGGCCGCCTCAATGGCAAGGACAGCACCACCACCGGCGATGTGAAAGCGCCTTCGTGGCCGGATGATCCGACCACCGAAACCGGCAAGGTCGAGGCCTGGAGCCACGGCGGCGGCGCCCCTTGGCAGAGCGCCAGTTTCGATGCCGAGACCAACACGATCATCGTCGGCGCCGGCAACCCCGGCCCGTGGAACACCTGGGCGCGCACCTCCAAGGACGGCAACCCCCACGACTTCGACAGCCTTTACACCTCAGGCCAGGTCGGCGTCGACCCAAGCACCGGCGAAGTGAAATGGTTCTACCAGCACACGCCAAACGATGCCTGGGACTTCTCCGGCAACAACGAGCTGGTGCTGTTCGACTACAAGGACAAGGACGGCAAAGTGGTCAAGGCCACCGGCCACGCCGACCGCAACGGGTTCTTCTACGTGGTAGACCGCAACAACGGCAAGCTGCAGAACGCCTTCCCGTTCGTCGACAACATCACCTGGGCCAGCCATATCGACCTCAAGACCGGGCGCCCCGTGGAAAACGAAGGCCAGCGTCCGGCCAAGCCATTGCCAGGTGAAACCAAGGGCAAACCGGTGGAAGTCTCGCCGCCGTTCCTCGGAGGCAAGAACTGGAACCCCATGGCCTACAGCCAGGACACCGGCCTGTTCTACATCCCGGGCAACCAGTGGAAAGAGGAATACTGGACCGAGGAGGTCAACTACAAAAAAGGCTCGGCGTACCTGGGCATGGGCTTCCGTATCAAGCGCATGTATGACGACCACGTCGGCACCCTGCGGGCAATGAACCCCACCACCGGCAAGGTGGTATGGGAGCACAAGGAAGCCCTGCCGCTGTGGGCTGGCGTGCTGGCGACCAAGGGCAACCTGGTGTTCACCGGCACGGGCGATGGCTTCTTCAAGGCCTTCGACGCGAAAACCGGCAAGGAGCTGTGGAAGTTCCAGACCGGCAGCGGCATCGTCTCCCCGCCGATCACCTGGGAACAGGATGGCGAGCAGTACATCGGCGTGACCGTCGGCTACGGCGGCGCGGTGCCGTTGTGGGGCGGCGACATGGCCGAGCTGACCAAGCCGGTGGCGCAAGGCGGGTCGTTCTGGGTGTTCAAGATCCCAAGCTGGGATAACAAGACCGCCCAAAAAATAATCCACTCCAGGGCAAGGGGTCGCTGTCCGTGGCGAGGGGGCTAG
- a CDS encoding two-partner secretion domain-containing protein, with product MNRIFSVIWNHSLSAWVVASENASRQGKRGSVGAVHDVEHTELCAPLRTLQFAIALILGGATLVPASALASGLPTGGQVVLGNGQILTPDQQQMVINQTTQKLAIDWQSFNIGADKKVTFVQPGKDSVALNRVVGSDGSKIMGQLNANGQVFLVNPNGVLFGKGSSVDVGGLVASTLDITNSDFAAGNYKFQGQGSAGNASVVNQGSIKAGDGGAVALLGGTVSNQGVIAAKLGNVALAAGNKVTLDFAGDGLLNVQVDEATKNALVENRQLIQADGGQVIMTAKASDALLQTVVNNTGVIEAHTLGEKGGKIVLLGGFDGGTVQVAGTLDASAPSGGNGGFIETSGAHVKVADSAKITTAAAKGKTGNWLIDPTDYTIAATGGDITGAAVSDRLKTTNMTVATVATGSSAGNININDTVVWNANTLTLTAHNNVNINKEMFGSGSAKLAVEYGQGAVAAGSTSSINIKAPVNLAAGQNFSTRQGSDGTRVDYTVITSLGAMGSVTGLDLQGINGALNGNFVLGSNINAAATATWNGGTGFDSLGTVAGGAFTGTFDGLGHSISNLSMNRTTTDAGLFGAVSATGAVRNVGLTHVSIALTGTLVDVFPSIYAVGALVGYNRGWVDNSYASGAVTGTNYVQLGGLVGTNTGIVSNSHTSGTVTSTNYAGAAGLVSLNTDTGIVRNSYSTANVIGLRGAGLGGLVVRNEGRIENSSATGSVTSTTNAQYNGGAGFGQPGDGGHHQQLRHG from the coding sequence ATGAACCGCATTTTCAGTGTGATCTGGAATCACAGCCTTAGCGCGTGGGTGGTTGCCAGCGAAAACGCCAGCCGACAAGGCAAGCGCGGCAGCGTTGGTGCGGTTCATGACGTGGAACATACCGAGCTGTGCGCCCCGTTGCGCACCTTGCAGTTTGCGATTGCGCTGATACTCGGCGGTGCCACCCTGGTGCCTGCGTCCGCGCTGGCATCTGGCTTGCCTACCGGTGGTCAGGTAGTGCTGGGCAATGGGCAAATTCTTACGCCCGACCAGCAGCAGATGGTCATTAATCAAACCACGCAAAAACTCGCCATCGATTGGCAGAGCTTCAACATCGGTGCCGACAAAAAAGTCACCTTTGTCCAGCCCGGCAAGGACTCCGTGGCCCTGAACCGCGTGGTCGGCAGTGATGGCTCGAAGATCATGGGCCAACTGAACGCCAACGGGCAGGTGTTCCTGGTCAATCCCAATGGCGTGCTGTTCGGCAAGGGCTCGTCGGTGGATGTCGGTGGCCTGGTGGCCTCGACCCTGGATATAACCAACAGCGACTTTGCCGCCGGCAACTATAAGTTCCAGGGCCAAGGCAGTGCCGGCAATGCCAGTGTGGTCAACCAGGGCTCGATCAAGGCCGGCGACGGCGGCGCGGTGGCGCTGCTGGGCGGGACCGTGAGCAACCAGGGGGTGATCGCCGCCAAGCTGGGCAACGTGGCCCTGGCCGCCGGCAATAAAGTGACATTGGACTTTGCCGGTGACGGCCTGCTCAACGTACAGGTCGATGAAGCCACCAAGAATGCCCTGGTGGAAAACCGCCAATTGATCCAGGCCGACGGCGGCCAGGTGATCATGACCGCCAAGGCCAGCGACGCGTTGCTGCAAACTGTGGTCAACAACACCGGGGTGATTGAAGCCCATACCCTGGGCGAGAAGGGCGGCAAGATCGTCCTGCTCGGCGGTTTTGACGGTGGCACGGTGCAAGTGGCCGGCACCCTGGATGCCTCGGCGCCGAGCGGCGGCAACGGTGGGTTTATCGAGACCTCCGGTGCCCACGTCAAGGTGGCCGACAGCGCAAAAATCACCACGGCAGCGGCCAAGGGCAAGACTGGCAACTGGCTGATCGATCCGACTGACTACACCATCGCCGCTACCGGTGGCGACATCACCGGGGCCGCTGTCAGCGACCGGCTGAAAACCACCAATATGACCGTTGCGACCGTCGCCACCGGTTCTAGCGCGGGCAATATCAACATCAATGACACGGTGGTCTGGAACGCCAACACCCTGACCCTGACCGCCCACAACAACGTCAATATCAACAAGGAAATGTTCGGCTCCGGCAGCGCCAAACTGGCCGTGGAATATGGTCAGGGTGCGGTGGCAGCGGGCAGCACCAGCAGCATCAATATCAAGGCCCCGGTCAACCTGGCGGCAGGGCAGAATTTCAGCACCAGGCAAGGCAGCGACGGCACGCGTGTGGACTACACCGTGATCACCAGCCTCGGTGCGATGGGCAGCGTCACCGGCCTGGACCTGCAAGGGATCAATGGCGCGTTGAACGGCAACTTTGTGCTGGGCAGCAATATCAATGCCGCAGCCACGGCTACCTGGAATGGTGGTACGGGGTTCGATTCCCTGGGCACGGTCGCAGGCGGGGCGTTTACCGGCACGTTTGATGGCCTGGGCCATAGCATCAGCAACCTGAGCATGAATCGCACCACCACCGATGCCGGCTTGTTTGGCGCTGTAAGTGCCACCGGCGCGGTGCGTAACGTGGGGTTGACCCATGTGTCGATCGCGTTGACGGGCACGCTGGTCGATGTCTTCCCGTCGATCTACGCCGTTGGCGCCTTGGTGGGTTACAACCGTGGGTGGGTCGACAACAGCTACGCCAGCGGTGCGGTCACCGGCACCAACTATGTACAACTGGGCGGCCTGGTGGGCACCAACACCGGTATCGTCAGCAACAGCCATACCTCAGGCACCGTGACGTCCACCAACTACGCCGGCGCGGCGGGGCTGGTCTCGTTGAACACCGACACGGGTATTGTGCGCAACAGCTATTCCACGGCGAATGTGATCGGTTTGCGCGGGGCGGGGCTCGGTGGCTTGGTGGTGCGCAACGAGGGGCGCATCGAAAACAGCAGTGCGACGGGGAGTGTCACCAGTACGACCAACGCGCAGTACAACGGGGGGGCTGGTTTCGGCCAACCGGGCGACGGGGGTCATCACCAACAGTTACGCCACGGGTAA